Genomic window (Chloroflexota bacterium):
GAACGCTGCCGCAAACCTGACAGGATGGTCGTCCGGGATCAGTTCCTCCAGCGTCGGCGGCAGCAGCCAGGCCTGTTCACGACTAAACGGTCGCAACGGCATCGTCACTACCTCTCTACAAACTATCCCACTACCTCACCTTGCTCCTCTTCACGCCAGTATACATCCGATAGATATATTTTTGAGACAGCCTCCTCAGGAGAGGGAGTGCCCCTGCTTGAAAGTGGGGTTATGCAATGGTCTCCAAAGGGAAAGACGGATAACGATTTGCAGCACTCGCTGGTGCAGCGTTTTCACACTAGCTGAGTGCCGCTGCGGTATAATTTTGGGGAAGCAAATGCGCTGCATCTCGCATTGACACGATGGAAGATGTGTGGAGTGGTGCATTGTCGGCGGAAACGCACCATAGGAGAATCATGAGCGAAGCAACGATGTCTATGGGTGAGAGTGCGACAGATTCTGCTCTCGAGCGGCTCGAATTCGATGCCCAGGGGCTAGTCCCTGCTGTGGTCCAGGACGCGGACACGAAGCAGGTGCTCATGTTGGGCTTTATGACGAAAGCGATGTTGGCGAAGACACTGGCGTTGGGACAGGTGTGGTTTTGGAGTCGGAGCCGGCAGGAACCTTGGCACAAAGGTGCAACGAGCGGCAATTATCTGAATGTGGTGCAAGTGTACCGCAATTGTGAAGAAAACTCGCTGCTAATCCTGGCTCGGCCTGAAGGTCCAACGTGCCACACCGGCAGTGTTTCCTGCTATTACCGTACGCTTGAAGAGGAATAGCCATGGCCGCGGACAAGTCGCCCGCTGCAACGTCGGCGTCGGTACTCGATGAGGTCTTTGAGACTATTCGTGAGCGGCAGCGGCTGCTGCCCGAGGGTTCGTATGTCACGCACTTGCTAAGCGGTGGAATTGATCGCATTGCCCGCAAAGTTGGCGAAGAGTCGATCGAGGTGGTGCTGGCGGCCAAGAATGAGACACCGGACGAACTGACGGCGGAGCTGGCTGATCTCTGGTTCCACTGTTTGGTGTTGCTGGCACAGAGTGGTGGCGTACCGGAGGACATTTACCAAGAACTCGCCAAGCGGCACGG
Coding sequences:
- the hisI gene encoding phosphoribosyl-AMP cyclohydrolase, which produces MSEATMSMGESATDSALERLEFDAQGLVPAVVQDADTKQVLMLGFMTKAMLAKTLALGQVWFWSRSRQEPWHKGATSGNYLNVVQVYRNCEENSLLILARPEGPTCHTGSVSCYYRTLEEE
- a CDS encoding phosphoribosyl-ATP diphosphatase — protein: MAADKSPAATSASVLDEVFETIRERQRLLPEGSYVTHLLSGGIDRIARKVGEESIEVVLAAKNETPDELTAELADLWFHCLVLLAQSGGVPEDIYQELAKRHGKRPSFQVKAEAQSRLPSIEDT